Proteins encoded together in one Rhodohalobacter sp. SW132 window:
- a CDS encoding helix-turn-helix transcriptional regulator, translating into MPKVSNISMDDPAIERSAVIAKALGHPARIAILKILADRSTCFCGDITEILPLAQSTVSQHLKALKNAGLITGEVEGVRTCYCLNPDGIKELNSLLSEFTTQLVKTCC; encoded by the coding sequence ATGCCGAAAGTGAGCAATATCAGCATGGATGACCCGGCGATAGAACGTTCAGCGGTGATTGCAAAAGCCCTCGGCCACCCGGCCCGTATCGCCATTCTTAAAATTCTGGCGGATCGCTCTACCTGTTTTTGCGGAGATATCACGGAAATTTTACCGCTTGCGCAATCTACAGTTTCCCAGCACCTGAAAGCCCTGAAAAATGCCGGGCTGATAACGGGTGAGGTGGAAGGTGTGCGTACCTGCTATTGCCTGAATCCCGATGGCATCAAAGAGCTGAACTCCCTGCTATCCGAATTCACAACTCAACTGGTGAAAACCTGCTGCTGA
- the panC gene encoding pantoate--beta-alanine ligase — MSDSTISVSASDELTVCREVHELKSCLNELRTNRKTAALVPTMGALHEGHLSLIEIAKEQADIVIVSIFVNPTQFGPNEDYETYPRQFDKDVEKCRDAGVDVVFSPDREEVYSDENFFQIKISTLNEHMCGGSRPGFFEGIVQVVNKLFNMVEPDVAVFGQKDIQQVQILRQMVREFNHGVKIVTAPIRRANDGLALSSRNTYLSDDERVTAPGLFRSLQYIETQIRSGVHTPKLLIRHQESELEAKGFEIDYLNVFALKTLSPVESLEKGQTYIIAGAAYLGKTRLIDNILIEL, encoded by the coding sequence ATGAGTGATTCTACCATAAGTGTTTCTGCCTCCGATGAGCTTACAGTCTGTCGCGAAGTGCACGAGCTCAAGTCCTGCCTGAATGAACTACGCACCAACCGGAAGACCGCTGCACTTGTTCCTACCATGGGTGCTCTGCATGAAGGCCATCTCTCTCTGATTGAGATTGCAAAAGAACAGGCGGACATTGTTATCGTTTCAATATTTGTGAATCCTACCCAGTTCGGCCCCAATGAGGATTACGAAACCTATCCCCGCCAGTTTGATAAGGATGTTGAGAAGTGCCGGGATGCCGGGGTTGACGTTGTGTTTTCGCCCGACAGAGAAGAGGTGTACAGTGATGAAAACTTCTTTCAGATTAAGATTTCGACACTTAACGAGCATATGTGCGGCGGGAGCCGGCCCGGTTTTTTTGAAGGGATTGTTCAGGTAGTGAATAAACTCTTTAATATGGTTGAACCGGATGTAGCTGTGTTTGGTCAGAAAGATATTCAGCAGGTTCAGATATTGCGCCAGATGGTCCGGGAGTTTAATCATGGGGTTAAGATTGTCACCGCACCCATTCGCCGGGCCAACGACGGCCTTGCCCTCAGCAGCCGGAATACTTATCTCTCTGATGATGAACGAGTTACAGCGCCAGGACTATTTCGATCGCTCCAGTACATTGAAACTCAAATTCGTTCGGGTGTACACACTCCTAAACTACTCATCCGGCACCAGGAAAGTGAGCTTGAAGCAAAAGGTTTTGAAATTGATTATCTTAATGTGTTTGCTCTCAAAACGCTTTCACCCGTTGAATCGTTAGAGAAAGGACAAACATATATCATTGCGGGTGCAGCTTATCTTGGCAAGACCCGGCTGATCGACAACATATTGATAGAATTATAA
- a CDS encoding dipeptidase: protein MSTVQDYIDKNIETFQGQLFELLRIPSVSTDSSRKSDVQKAAGFLSTQLKEIGLDKVTVHETPGHPIITAEKIVNENRPTVLIYGHYDVQPPDPEELWDTPPFEPTIKNGRVYARGASDDKGQSFTHIKSVESYLQTGTELPVNVKFILEGEEEIGSPNLVPFIKENKDLLSCDMVLISDTAMFGEDQPSITYGLRGLAYMEVHVQGPNRDLHSGVYGGAVNNPANVLADIISKLKDEDGVIQIDGFYDDVEPLTPEMREAYSKLPHDEEAYKKDLDLKEVFGEKGYSTLERASARPTLDVNGLWSGYQKEGAKTVLPAKASAKISMRLVPDQHPDKIAKLFEKQVLSLAPDSVTVNVEAHHGGHPVVIDLDYYGLKAAAQAFEDVYEKEALYSREGGSIPIVADFQKILGVNSILMGFGLTKDALHSPNESFSLKDFHRGIKTSARFLELLPEYS from the coding sequence ATGTCTACTGTTCAAGATTATATTGATAAAAATATCGAAACGTTTCAGGGTCAGTTGTTTGAACTGCTTCGGATTCCCAGTGTTAGTACCGATTCATCCCGCAAAAGTGATGTGCAAAAAGCCGCCGGGTTTCTCTCAACACAACTCAAAGAGATCGGTCTGGATAAGGTTACGGTGCACGAGACTCCGGGTCATCCCATCATCACTGCCGAAAAAATTGTGAACGAAAATCGCCCGACGGTGCTGATCTACGGACATTACGATGTTCAGCCGCCGGACCCCGAGGAGCTGTGGGATACGCCCCCGTTTGAGCCGACCATTAAAAACGGACGTGTGTACGCCCGCGGTGCATCCGATGACAAAGGTCAATCCTTCACACATATCAAATCGGTGGAATCTTACCTTCAAACCGGAACCGAACTGCCGGTTAATGTGAAATTCATTCTTGAAGGGGAGGAGGAGATCGGGTCTCCAAACCTGGTGCCGTTTATCAAAGAGAATAAAGATCTTCTCTCCTGTGATATGGTGCTGATTTCCGATACCGCAATGTTCGGCGAAGATCAGCCGTCGATCACCTACGGACTTCGCGGTCTGGCTTATATGGAGGTTCATGTACAAGGGCCGAATCGTGATCTGCATTCCGGCGTATATGGCGGTGCGGTGAATAATCCCGCTAATGTTCTGGCTGACATCATTTCTAAATTAAAGGACGAGGACGGCGTGATCCAGATTGACGGATTCTACGACGATGTGGAGCCGCTTACGCCCGAAATGCGTGAGGCTTACAGCAAACTTCCGCATGATGAAGAAGCGTATAAAAAAGACCTTGACCTGAAAGAAGTTTTTGGCGAGAAAGGGTACAGCACCCTCGAACGTGCATCCGCACGTCCCACGCTTGATGTGAACGGACTTTGGAGTGGTTATCAGAAAGAGGGTGCGAAAACGGTTCTTCCGGCAAAAGCGAGCGCGAAAATCAGCATGCGGCTTGTGCCTGACCAGCACCCGGATAAAATTGCAAAACTGTTTGAGAAGCAGGTGCTTTCTCTGGCTCCTGACAGCGTGACGGTAAACGTTGAAGCACACCACGGCGGACACCCTGTGGTTATCGACCTCGATTACTACGGTCTGAAAGCCGCTGCACAGGCGTTTGAAGATGTGTATGAAAAAGAAGCACTCTATTCACGGGAAGGCGGCAGTATTCCGATTGTGGCAGATTTTCAGAAAATTCTCGGTGTAAATTCTATCCTGATGGGTTTTGGGCTCACTAAAGATGCACTCCATTCGCCCAACGAAAGTTTTTCACTGAAAGATTTTCATCGCGGAATTAAAACCTCAGCCCGATTTTTGGAACTTCTTCCGGAATATAGTTGA
- the panD gene encoding aspartate 1-decarboxylase, whose amino-acid sequence MKLTMFKSKLHQMRVTEANLMYEGSITIDEELLEMANLLPYEKVQVVNITNGSRLETYTIPGERGSRICCMNGAAARLTQVDDRVIIMSYAEMEPEEAKNHTPTVVVVDEDNNPKDILDNISHGQKYGLENGLVEEAE is encoded by the coding sequence ATGAAACTGACCATGTTCAAATCGAAGCTCCATCAGATGCGCGTCACCGAAGCAAACCTGATGTACGAAGGCAGCATCACCATTGATGAAGAACTGCTGGAAATGGCAAATCTTTTGCCGTACGAAAAGGTCCAGGTAGTGAATATCACCAATGGTTCAAGGCTCGAAACGTACACCATACCGGGCGAACGCGGCAGCCGTATCTGTTGTATGAACGGCGCTGCCGCACGGCTCACACAAGTTGACGATCGTGTGATTATCATGTCATACGCGGAAATGGAGCCTGAGGAAGCAAAAAATCACACGCCTACCGTAGTTGTTGTTGATGAGGATAATAATCCAAAAGATATCCTGGATAATATCTCTCACGGCCAGAAGTACGGGCTCGAAAATGGACTTGTAGAAGAGGCTGAATAA
- a CDS encoding NAD(P) transhydrogenase subunit alpha has translation MEDLIFNLFIFVLAAFVGFELITKVPPTLHTPLMSGANAISGITLIGALIIAGGSESVYAQWIGFAAIVFATINVIGGFMVTDRMLEMFKKKEDKG, from the coding sequence ATGGAAGATCTCATATTTAACCTTTTCATTTTTGTGCTTGCCGCCTTTGTAGGGTTTGAGTTGATCACAAAAGTGCCTCCTACTCTTCACACTCCGCTGATGTCGGGTGCCAACGCCATCTCGGGGATCACCCTGATCGGTGCCCTGATTATTGCAGGCGGTTCGGAATCGGTATACGCACAGTGGATCGGTTTTGCGGCCATTGTTTTCGCTACCATCAATGTGATTGGCGGTTTTATGGTGACCGACCGCATGCTGGAGATGTTCAAAAAAAAGGAGGATAAAGGATGA
- a CDS encoding Re/Si-specific NAD(P)(+) transhydrogenase subunit alpha yields the protein MIGVCKETEQNEKRVTITPEGVKKLTGEGQEIVVESGAGVDSSYSDEAYTEAGATIEPSREKILSECDILLAVQAPAVEDLKKMKPGSVLISFIWPLQNSDYVDVLKELNISGLAMDTIPRISRAQSMDALSSMSNIAGYKAALLGANQLDKYLPMMMTAAGTIPPAKVLVLGAGVAGLQAIATAKRLGAVVEAFDIRSAVKEQIESLGASFIEAEEDAGEDSETKGGYAKEQTESDKEKQQQLVHDHVAKSDIVITTALVPGRPAPKLIPKAMVDDMKAGSVIVDIAAEQGGNCELTKAGETVLHNGVSIMGPLNIPSMLAFHASKLYSKNQLSLLDLLLENGKPNFNFDDEIIVNATVTHNGELISPFVKENMQ from the coding sequence ATGATTGGGGTCTGTAAAGAAACGGAACAAAACGAAAAACGTGTAACCATCACGCCTGAAGGGGTTAAAAAACTAACCGGTGAAGGTCAGGAAATCGTGGTTGAATCAGGGGCCGGGGTAGATTCCAGCTACAGCGATGAAGCGTACACCGAAGCCGGTGCAACCATAGAACCATCGCGCGAGAAAATTTTATCCGAATGCGACATTCTGCTTGCTGTACAGGCACCTGCTGTGGAGGATTTGAAAAAAATGAAACCGGGCAGTGTGCTGATCTCTTTTATCTGGCCGCTTCAGAACAGCGACTATGTGGACGTTTTGAAGGAGCTTAATATTTCCGGTTTGGCGATGGATACGATTCCGCGCATCAGCCGGGCGCAGTCGATGGATGCACTCTCATCCATGAGCAATATAGCTGGTTATAAAGCCGCACTGCTGGGTGCAAATCAGCTGGATAAATATCTGCCGATGATGATGACCGCGGCAGGAACCATCCCCCCGGCGAAGGTTCTTGTTCTGGGTGCAGGTGTTGCCGGCCTCCAGGCCATTGCAACGGCAAAACGACTTGGAGCAGTCGTTGAAGCGTTTGATATCCGTTCAGCCGTTAAAGAACAGATTGAAAGTCTCGGTGCCAGTTTTATTGAGGCGGAAGAAGATGCAGGCGAAGATTCCGAAACCAAAGGCGGTTATGCCAAAGAACAGACGGAAAGCGACAAAGAGAAGCAGCAGCAGCTCGTGCACGATCACGTTGCAAAATCTGATATTGTGATCACCACAGCGCTGGTTCCCGGCCGGCCGGCACCGAAACTGATCCCCAAAGCGATGGTCGATGACATGAAAGCCGGTTCCGTGATTGTGGATATTGCAGCCGAGCAGGGCGGAAACTGTGAGCTCACAAAAGCCGGAGAAACCGTTCTGCATAACGGCGTGTCCATTATGGGGCCGCTCAATATTCCGTCGATGCTCGCTTTTCACGCCAGTAAGCTGTATTCAAAAAATCAGCTCTCTCTGCTCGATTTACTTTTAGAGAATGGCAAACCCAATTTTAATTTTGATGATGAAATCATTGTAAACGCCACAGTTACGCATAATGGCGAGCTGATTTCTCCATTTGTAAAAGAGAATATGCAGTAG
- the sucB gene encoding 2-oxoglutarate dehydrogenase, E2 component, dihydrolipoamide succinyltransferase, protein MAKVEVVMPQMGESVMEGTIIEWVKKVGDSVEVDETLLEIATDKVDTEVPSPEAGTLVEILVEADETVEVGQAIAIIDTEGGAPESSSDNGEESDESENEAEEASEDKEEPEESEEKQEAAEEKTTSEDDSSDDTGDGERIEVVMPQMGESVMEGEVIEWIKQVGDTVEVDEPLLEIATDKVDTEVPSPEAGTLAEILVEAGDTIEVGQPIAIITTGKAASGGTSKEKEKPAKAEKKETAQASSGKAEQTKSASDANGSEPQRVGSDGRFFSPLVRSIAKEEGISQEELESIEGSGKDGRVSKEDILSFLEDRKAGKTSKPAANGGLSKPTSQPTEKSKGDGKISAGELNVTRPHENVEVIKMDRMRKMIAEHMVRSKQTSAHVTTFSEVDVTNIVKWRNANKNKFQEQTGIKLTFTPIFIEAFIKAIGEFPLINSSVDGDEIHLKKDINFGLAVALGEGGQGGLIVPVIKQAQDKNLAGIAKAVNDLAYKARNKELSPDDLVGGTITLTNYGSVGNLMGTPIINQPQVAILGTGVIEKKPVVRETPEGDVIAIRHIMYLSMSYDHRIIDGAHGGAFTSRVKELLEDFDPNRAI, encoded by the coding sequence ATGGCAAAGGTCGAAGTGGTGATGCCCCAAATGGGCGAATCAGTAATGGAAGGAACAATTATTGAATGGGTGAAAAAAGTTGGGGATTCCGTGGAAGTGGATGAAACACTATTGGAGATTGCCACCGACAAGGTTGACACCGAAGTGCCGTCACCCGAGGCCGGAACGCTTGTGGAAATCCTGGTGGAAGCCGACGAAACAGTTGAAGTAGGCCAGGCGATCGCCATTATCGACACCGAGGGCGGGGCGCCCGAATCATCTTCGGATAACGGTGAAGAGTCAGACGAATCAGAAAACGAAGCTGAAGAAGCATCCGAAGATAAAGAAGAGCCGGAAGAATCAGAAGAAAAACAGGAAGCGGCTGAAGAAAAGACCACATCCGAAGATGACTCATCCGATGATACCGGTGATGGAGAGCGCATTGAGGTTGTGATGCCGCAGATGGGCGAATCGGTTATGGAAGGTGAAGTGATCGAATGGATCAAGCAGGTCGGTGATACTGTTGAAGTGGATGAACCGCTTCTCGAAATTGCCACCGATAAAGTTGACACTGAGGTTCCGTCACCCGAAGCCGGAACCCTCGCAGAAATTCTTGTAGAAGCCGGTGATACCATTGAAGTCGGCCAGCCGATCGCCATCATCACAACCGGAAAAGCAGCATCCGGGGGAACATCCAAAGAGAAAGAAAAGCCCGCAAAAGCAGAAAAAAAGGAAACTGCCCAGGCTTCATCCGGAAAAGCGGAGCAAACAAAATCAGCGTCTGACGCAAATGGCTCAGAACCTCAGCGTGTGGGAAGTGACGGCCGCTTTTTCTCACCTCTCGTTCGATCTATCGCTAAAGAAGAAGGAATTTCGCAGGAAGAACTTGAATCGATTGAAGGCAGCGGCAAAGATGGCCGGGTTTCCAAAGAGGATATTCTCTCATTTCTTGAAGATCGCAAAGCCGGCAAAACATCGAAACCTGCTGCCAATGGCGGCCTCTCCAAGCCCACATCACAGCCGACAGAAAAATCCAAAGGTGATGGAAAAATTTCAGCCGGTGAGCTGAACGTTACGCGTCCGCATGAGAATGTTGAGGTGATCAAGATGGATCGCATGCGAAAGATGATTGCCGAGCACATGGTGCGCTCCAAGCAGACATCTGCTCATGTTACGACATTCAGCGAAGTGGATGTAACGAATATCGTGAAATGGAGAAACGCCAATAAAAATAAATTCCAGGAGCAAACAGGTATCAAACTTACCTTTACTCCAATTTTTATTGAGGCTTTTATTAAAGCGATCGGTGAATTTCCACTGATCAACAGTTCAGTGGATGGTGATGAAATTCATCTGAAGAAAGATATCAATTTCGGCCTGGCTGTTGCGCTGGGTGAAGGTGGCCAGGGTGGACTGATTGTGCCCGTAATTAAACAGGCGCAGGATAAAAACCTTGCCGGCATCGCCAAAGCGGTTAACGACCTTGCTTACAAAGCAAGAAATAAAGAGCTCAGCCCTGACGATCTTGTTGGTGGTACCATCACCCTCACCAACTACGGAAGTGTGGGCAACCTGATGGGTACCCCGATCATTAACCAGCCCCAGGTTGCTATTCTTGGCACCGGCGTGATTGAAAAAAAACCGGTTGTTCGGGAAACACCAGAGGGAGATGTGATTGCCATTCGCCACATCATGTACCTGTCTATGAGCTACGATCACCGCATTATCGACGGAGCACACGGCGGGGCATTTACCAGCCGGGTAAAAGAGCTTCTTGAAGATTTTGACCCAAACCGGGCAATCTGA
- a CDS encoding DUF4397 domain-containing protein: MKYLATISKLFLGMLLLFAFTNTAAIGQNVIDEELRDGALPDGWTEVNMDFRTGAGGYALFEEEGSELWTPSFDLSGLTEAVLTFQVAKFGSGDDGPLTVEVSVDGGNTWSAQSYESPVPTSSDYLAAEMEFDESVLGEEDVMIRFIRTDSPSAKRLRDVIVQEPEAMANLQIIHNSPDPAVSSVDIYVNGEEFLTGVDFRSATEFLSVPAGVDLDIQVAPAEAGIENAVGPVTINLDEDGYYIAVASGVIDPDDFTDAAGFSLELLANARTSAESEEDVDVVIHHGSPDAPAVDIYLTQTGETAAIEGLEYPSFSDYVSLDPVNEVVGIAGAGGEVIVEFAAPFATLDAAGAAITVLASGFFDAENADGENSFALLAVLADGSTILLSEPFDGTIGWANLQWPGEMELGSNQADTAYAQIWIEDFTGSGEDQEELTAWFGVYEEDIDPADWPESAWQEADFNISSDNNDEYYAALSMTEPGTYYYASKFQLGFDDPVYGGFSEDGGGFWDGETNVSGVMTVTPVEVENLAELRAGEIGGTIYRVNNEVVLTFNSDFRGRKAVSDATAGIVFDDFSRVIETEYNRYDGITGITGSLAVFNGLIQFEPSEDPGEASSTDNSVYPIKVNIGDLDFEEEVSSVTGQLVILKNVTVQESGEWSNQSTYVLEDEDGNTLNLRTDRLDPDGDEAIYYQGEAPFIGTQIPDGPVNIVGYMTQFNSLQIVPRIASDITPADAIAEFDLESPENETTLVVEGEGSDTITIGWTEAESEDEVTYSWIAASPLTTYAIPSLELPSATPSLTLSNEAIDGLLAQFGVEVGGSIPLQWTVVARTENGIQYANQVWTVSLERGVVTSLDEAISDLPQQFELNQNYPNPFNPTTQIEYALPQASDVQISIYNVVGQRVALLVNNEQQSAGYHTVSFDASNLASGMYLYRIQAGNFIQTRKMTLIK, encoded by the coding sequence ATGAAATATTTAGCTACGATCAGTAAGCTATTTTTGGGAATGCTTTTGCTATTTGCATTCACAAATACAGCTGCAATCGGACAAAATGTTATAGATGAAGAGTTACGCGATGGAGCCTTGCCGGACGGGTGGACTGAAGTTAATATGGATTTCAGAACCGGAGCCGGTGGATACGCACTTTTCGAAGAAGAGGGATCGGAACTCTGGACTCCATCCTTTGATTTAAGTGGCTTAACCGAAGCCGTTCTTACATTCCAGGTAGCAAAATTTGGATCTGGTGATGACGGCCCACTCACGGTTGAGGTCTCAGTAGACGGAGGAAATACATGGAGTGCCCAATCATACGAATCTCCTGTCCCCACAAGCTCAGACTATCTCGCAGCTGAGATGGAATTTGATGAATCCGTTTTAGGTGAAGAGGATGTGATGATTCGTTTTATCAGAACTGATAGTCCTTCAGCTAAAAGGTTGCGTGATGTAATTGTACAAGAACCAGAAGCGATGGCCAATCTTCAAATCATTCATAACTCACCGGATCCAGCTGTATCGTCTGTTGATATTTATGTGAATGGCGAAGAGTTTCTTACCGGTGTTGATTTTCGCTCAGCAACCGAATTTCTGAGTGTACCTGCAGGAGTTGATCTCGATATTCAGGTAGCACCAGCAGAAGCCGGAATCGAAAACGCAGTTGGTCCGGTAACCATCAACCTTGATGAAGACGGTTACTATATTGCAGTAGCATCCGGTGTGATAGATCCGGACGATTTCACAGACGCAGCAGGATTTAGTCTGGAACTACTTGCAAATGCAAGAACATCTGCTGAAAGTGAAGAAGATGTGGATGTAGTTATCCATCACGGATCACCAGACGCTCCGGCTGTAGATATTTACCTGACGCAAACTGGGGAAACTGCCGCTATTGAAGGTCTGGAATATCCATCGTTCTCAGATTACGTATCTCTGGATCCGGTGAATGAAGTTGTCGGAATTGCTGGTGCGGGAGGAGAAGTTATAGTAGAATTCGCTGCACCTTTTGCAACACTTGATGCAGCTGGAGCAGCTATCACGGTTCTAGCCTCAGGATTCTTTGATGCAGAAAATGCAGATGGTGAGAATAGTTTTGCCCTGCTTGCCGTGCTTGCAGATGGGTCCACAATTCTTTTAAGTGAACCGTTTGATGGAACCATCGGTTGGGCAAATCTTCAGTGGCCCGGAGAGATGGAACTTGGATCAAACCAGGCAGATACGGCTTATGCTCAGATTTGGATCGAAGATTTCACCGGCAGCGGTGAAGACCAGGAAGAATTAACCGCATGGTTCGGTGTTTATGAGGAAGATATCGATCCTGCAGACTGGCCTGAAAGTGCATGGCAGGAAGCTGATTTTAATATTAGCTCTGATAATAACGATGAATATTATGCCGCATTGAGCATGACCGAACCTGGAACCTACTACTATGCATCAAAATTCCAGCTTGGATTTGATGACCCGGTTTACGGCGGTTTCAGCGAAGATGGCGGTGGCTTCTGGGACGGTGAAACAAATGTTTCAGGCGTTATGACCGTTACTCCGGTTGAAGTTGAAAACCTGGCAGAACTGCGCGCCGGAGAAATTGGCGGCACGATCTACAGAGTAAACAACGAAGTTGTTCTTACGTTCAACAGTGACTTCCGCGGCAGAAAAGCTGTATCTGATGCAACAGCAGGAATTGTCTTTGATGATTTTTCGCGTGTGATTGAAACCGAATACAACCGTTACGACGGAATCACCGGGATCACAGGTTCGCTTGCCGTATTTAACGGCCTGATTCAATTTGAGCCATCCGAAGATCCGGGTGAGGCTTCATCAACGGATAACTCAGTGTATCCAATCAAAGTGAACATTGGTGATCTTGACTTCGAAGAGGAAGTGTCATCAGTAACAGGGCAGCTTGTGATTCTTAAAAATGTAACCGTACAAGAATCCGGTGAATGGTCAAATCAATCCACATACGTACTGGAAGATGAAGACGGAAACACGCTGAATCTGCGAACCGATCGTCTTGATCCGGATGGGGATGAAGCAATTTATTACCAGGGTGAAGCTCCGTTTATTGGAACTCAAATTCCTGACGGACCTGTCAACATCGTAGGATATATGACCCAGTTCAACTCACTGCAAATCGTACCGCGTATTGCAAGCGACATCACTCCTGCAGATGCGATTGCAGAGTTTGATCTGGAAAGCCCGGAAAATGAGACAACTCTGGTTGTAGAAGGTGAAGGTTCAGATACCATCACAATTGGCTGGACTGAAGCTGAATCTGAGGATGAGGTGACGTATTCATGGATCGCAGCCAGCCCGCTGACGACCTATGCAATTCCATCACTTGAGCTGCCATCAGCTACTCCAAGCCTTACACTTTCAAATGAAGCCATTGATGGCCTTCTGGCACAGTTCGGTGTTGAAGTGGGTGGATCAATCCCGCTGCAGTGGACCGTTGTTGCGCGAACAGAGAATGGAATCCAGTACGCCAACCAGGTATGGACTGTATCACTCGAGCGTGGCGTGGTAACCAGCCTCGATGAGGCGATTTCTGATCTTCCGCAGCAGTTTGAGCTGAATCAGAACTACCCGAACCCATTCAACCCAACCACACAGATTGAGTACGCGCTGCCGCAGGCATCCGACGTGCAAATCTCGATATACAATGTTGTGGGTCAGCGTGTGGCACTCCTGGTGAACAACGAACAGCAGTCTGCCGGATATCACACCGTATCATTCGACGCAAGTAATCTTGCCAGCGGTATGTATCTCTACAGAATCCAGGCTGGAAACTTTATCCAGACCAGAAAAATGACGCTTATCAAATAA
- a CDS encoding NAD(P)(+) transhydrogenase (Re/Si-specific) subunit beta, with product MSEFLPDMHIVIQLIYLIATGFFIVGIKRLGSPATARSGNQLASFGMFLGVVVTLFNREIISFEFIVAGVVLGGLIGIFLAKKVQMTAMPELVAIFNGFGGGASALVAWGEFARLEPALIPTDGLVTTGLSILIGSITFSGSFIAFGKLKGFIGGGRIALPGQNIINLVLTAVALGLVGWFTFDPEYQVVFWSLFGLALLIGVLTVLPIGGADMPVVISLLNSYSGIAASMAGFVLDNNLLIISGALVGAAGLILTNVMCKAMNRTLLSVLFGSFGGGDDTTVSADGGDKSVQKTFADDVAIQCSYAKKVVVVPGYGLAVAQAQHVIKEVANLLEEKGVTVKYGIHPVAGRMPGHMNVLLAEADVPYDQLYDMDEINPEFKSTDVVLIIGANDVVNPAAKTTAGSPIYGMPIMNVDEAKRTIVFKRSLSYGYAGIDNDLFYADKNQMFFGDAKKSLQELASAIKDLD from the coding sequence ATGAGCGAATTCTTACCAGATATGCATATTGTTATCCAGCTCATCTATCTCATTGCAACCGGCTTTTTCATTGTAGGGATTAAGCGTCTCGGTTCGCCCGCTACAGCCCGGTCGGGAAATCAACTCGCCTCCTTTGGTATGTTTTTGGGTGTTGTGGTTACTCTTTTTAATCGCGAGATCATTAGCTTTGAGTTTATCGTTGCCGGTGTGGTTCTCGGCGGTTTAATCGGCATATTTTTAGCTAAAAAAGTTCAGATGACCGCCATGCCTGAGTTGGTTGCTATCTTTAACGGTTTTGGCGGAGGCGCATCTGCTCTTGTAGCGTGGGGAGAGTTCGCCCGGCTTGAACCCGCACTGATCCCAACAGACGGATTGGTGACTACAGGTCTAAGTATCTTAATCGGTTCGATCACATTTTCCGGCAGCTTCATCGCTTTTGGAAAACTGAAAGGGTTTATTGGGGGCGGACGCATTGCACTTCCCGGGCAGAATATCATCAACCTGGTTCTCACTGCTGTTGCACTCGGCCTGGTTGGCTGGTTCACGTTTGACCCGGAATACCAGGTTGTATTCTGGAGCCTGTTCGGCCTCGCCCTGCTGATCGGTGTTTTAACCGTACTCCCTATTGGCGGCGCAGATATGCCCGTTGTGATCTCTCTTTTAAACTCCTATTCCGGTATCGCAGCTTCGATGGCCGGATTTGTACTGGATAATAACCTGCTCATCATCAGTGGTGCGCTGGTGGGTGCTGCCGGACTGATTCTGACCAATGTGATGTGTAAAGCGATGAACCGAACCCTGCTGAGTGTGCTCTTTGGTTCATTTGGCGGCGGAGATGATACAACCGTGTCTGCAGATGGCGGCGACAAAAGCGTTCAGAAAACATTTGCTGATGATGTAGCCATTCAGTGCTCCTATGCTAAAAAAGTGGTTGTGGTACCGGGTTACGGACTTGCTGTTGCCCAGGCGCAGCACGTCATCAAAGAGGTGGCAAATCTTTTAGAAGAAAAAGGCGTTACAGTGAAGTATGGCATTCACCCGGTGGCCGGACGTATGCCGGGACACATGAATGTTCTGCTCGCCGAAGCGGATGTTCCCTACGATCAGCTCTATGATATGGATGAAATCAATCCGGAATTTAAATCAACAGATGTTGTGCTGATTATCGGGGCGAATGATGTTGTGAATCCCGCCGCCAAAACAACTGCAGGCAGCCCGATTTACGGTATGCCGATTATGAATGTAGATGAAGCTAAGCGCACAATTGTGTTTAAGCGAAGTTTGAGTTACGGTTACGCAGGAATTGACAATGATCTTTTCTATGCTGATAAAAACCAAATGTTCTTTGGTGACGCCAAAAAATCTCTCCAGGAACTTGCTTCTGCCATCAAAGATCTGGATTAA